A genomic window from Chitinophaga pollutisoli includes:
- a CDS encoding RNA polymerase sigma-70 factor has translation MEDLWGNDPEWLIRLSKGDESAFRDLFSRYHDFIYSFAERMTGSGDIAQDVVQEVFIKLWLQRSELPQVQNLGGYINRLTRNHILNGLKRMAHEAAILQDIHPSIGTQPALPDASAEARELEGLLNAALSQLPPQQQRVYRMSRQEGLKHEEIAAALGISRETVKKHMMAALQTIRGYLLRHHKIPAFIAAFLAAWLFRK, from the coding sequence ATGGAGGATCTCTGGGGAAATGATCCGGAATGGCTGATCCGGCTCTCGAAAGGAGATGAATCTGCTTTCAGGGACCTGTTCTCCCGGTATCACGATTTTATTTATTCTTTTGCGGAACGCATGACCGGATCCGGCGATATCGCCCAGGACGTAGTCCAGGAAGTATTCATCAAACTTTGGCTGCAGCGATCCGAATTGCCGCAGGTGCAGAACCTGGGCGGATATATCAACCGCCTCACGCGCAATCACATACTGAACGGCCTGAAGCGCATGGCCCATGAGGCCGCCATCCTGCAGGACATCCATCCTTCGATCGGTACGCAGCCCGCCCTGCCGGACGCCAGCGCCGAAGCGCGCGAGCTGGAAGGCTTGCTCAACGCCGCTCTCAGCCAGCTGCCTCCCCAACAGCAGCGCGTGTACCGGATGAGCCGGCAGGAAGGACTGAAACATGAAGAGATCGCTGCCGCGCTGGGCATTTCCCGGGAAACCGTCAAAAAGCACATGATGGCCGCGCTGCAAACCATCCGCGGATACCTGCTCCGCCATCACAAGATCCCCGCGTTTATCGCCGCTTTCCTGGCGGCGTGGCTTTTCCGGAAATAA
- a CDS encoding FecR family protein, with amino-acid sequence MPSSRLAYLVRRHYDQLCTAAETAELLALLRRENVDAEMDGLLAELMEEHQPPAAMPAARMEVAWTGFRRKTRPAVLRKVWRWSAAAALLAGVVAGGWILARKPVAESQVMVADIAPAADKAVLTLADGSTVSLDSAGRMQLQEQDASIIQQGGLLEYAADAASGEIRYNTLRTPRGGTFRIQLPDGTKVWLNAASSLRYPTAFSNKLREVEMTGEAYFEVKTDAAAPFRVKLAAGAAVEVLGTHFNIAAYEDVRDMTATLTEGSVRVSQGARSVMLAPDEQAVISLEGDVPIRVLQNANTEQVLAWKNGLFHFDNVPFTDVMRQLSRWYDVDVEYRGAVPTRIFSGELQRGLSLQQILEIMKEMKIDVRLEEGRKLVVMP; translated from the coding sequence ATGCCTTCATCCAGACTCGCGTACCTCGTGCGCCGACATTACGACCAGCTGTGCACCGCCGCGGAAACCGCCGAGCTGCTGGCCTTGTTGCGGCGCGAGAACGTCGATGCCGAAATGGACGGCCTGCTGGCTGAATTGATGGAGGAGCACCAGCCTCCGGCAGCGATGCCGGCAGCGCGGATGGAAGTGGCCTGGACCGGCTTCCGCCGCAAAACGCGCCCGGCCGTGTTGCGGAAAGTATGGCGTTGGTCGGCCGCCGCGGCTTTGCTGGCGGGCGTAGTGGCGGGAGGATGGATACTAGCGCGGAAGCCCGTTGCGGAGTCGCAGGTAATGGTGGCGGATATTGCGCCGGCCGCCGACAAAGCCGTACTGACGCTGGCCGACGGTTCCACCGTTTCGCTCGACAGCGCGGGAAGGATGCAGCTGCAGGAACAGGACGCCAGCATCATTCAGCAGGGCGGGTTGCTGGAATACGCCGCAGACGCTGCATCAGGTGAGATCCGGTATAACACGCTGCGCACCCCGCGGGGAGGCACGTTCCGGATTCAGCTTCCCGACGGCACGAAGGTTTGGCTCAACGCCGCCTCCAGCCTTCGCTACCCAACGGCGTTCAGTAATAAACTGCGCGAGGTGGAAATGACCGGGGAAGCGTATTTCGAGGTGAAGACAGACGCGGCTGCGCCGTTCCGCGTGAAGCTCGCGGCGGGCGCGGCGGTGGAAGTATTGGGAACGCATTTTAATATAGCGGCATATGAAGACGTGCGGGATATGACGGCTACCCTGACCGAGGGGTCGGTCCGCGTTTCGCAGGGCGCGCGCAGTGTAATGCTGGCGCCTGACGAACAGGCGGTGATCAGCCTGGAGGGTGATGTACCTATCCGGGTGTTGCAAAACGCCAACACGGAACAGGTGCTGGCCTGGAAGAACGGGTTGTTCCATTTCGACAACGTCCCTTTTACCGATGTCATGCGCCAGTTGTCGCGCTGGTATGATGTGGATGTGGAATACAGGGGGGCGGTGCCAACCCGGATATTCAGCGGCGAGCTGCAGCGCGGGTTAAGCCTGCAGCAGATCCTGGAAATCATGAAAGAAATGAAAATCGATGTACGCCTGGAAGAAGGCAGGAAACTGGTCGTAATGCCATAA
- a CDS encoding SusC/RagA family TonB-linked outer membrane protein codes for MRITAFLMCVFSLQLSASSSAQTITLTTRETPLLQIFSEIKKQTGYVVFYQPNALQKTAPVSVSVRQAPLEAFLREILQGQELDFSIKNQNIILRKKDAPVFTLPALPPPEITGQVLAEDGTPLPGATIQVKGTQVRTMTDAEGKFKLEADPGATLVVTFIGYQTQEVRVGTRKSVMLSMPQAVSALDASIVQGYGVTSRRLSTSNIAKISGKELEMTPNTNPLAALQGRVPGLIITANNGLPGAQYKVEIRGRTQVERYGGADDQPLFIIDGVPMASNNGNINMLQSAISANSTGGLSPFSGINTADIESIEILKDADATAIYGSRGANGVILVSTRRAKAGALQFNFNGATGASRVRIPHMLSTKEYMAMRNEAFANDGITPNKTNAYDMLVWDATRDNNLAKQLLGGTASYTNLQAAASGGTQTLQYRLSGGYNRQTDIYPGTFPNTRSAASLSLTSRSKNQKITMTFNANYSSNKNTSTSSDLAMKLTLPPNFLMYDDQGNIAWNEGGIQTDHPLAYTLKKYTAISDNLTGNLNLSYAVLKNLIVRANVGYNTIKTEELSLTPRASINPLDKTSVSNAQFGNNNFNSWIFEPQVDYFTYIGKGKLTAMAGATYQNRENNGYSFRAEGYTSDEFLGSLVGLPSTALKVMSSQQTQYKYQAFFGRLNYVHAEKYLVNLSGRRDGSSRFGPNYRFSNFGAAGLGWIFTSEPFMKDLTFLSFGKLRASYGITGNDQIGDYKYLDAYSTNAFTPTYNDSTALVPSALFKPDLHWEKNKKSEIGLELGFLKDRILFSAAWYRNVSSDPLVNYPLPSTTGFTTITANLAGVLVENKGWELSLVSNNIVKKDFSWTTNFNITIPKNQLLRFPNIEQSSYARSYQVGRPLNVIFAAHYLGVNPQTGLYEVEDTNKDGVYSTLDFQFTKDTDPDFYGGLTNTIRYKQFSLDFLIQFHKQLDQNWLTAMTSGFSQVPVGGILNVPYLDMQPWRKPGDIALLQKYTTRSSASNSLQGNYAAAFSDAKYTDAAFIRLKNVYLTYTLSSAIARKIRMNTVQVFMQAQNLFTWSSRPGADPETVFLSRTPPMKTATIGLQLNF; via the coding sequence ATGAGAATCACCGCCTTTCTGATGTGCGTTTTCAGCCTGCAATTATCAGCCAGCAGCAGCGCACAAACCATCACCCTTACTACCCGTGAAACACCATTGCTGCAAATCTTTTCGGAGATCAAAAAGCAAACGGGGTATGTTGTTTTTTACCAGCCAAACGCTTTGCAGAAAACGGCGCCCGTGAGTGTTTCGGTAAGGCAGGCGCCGCTGGAGGCGTTTCTGCGGGAAATCCTGCAAGGGCAGGAACTGGATTTTTCCATTAAAAACCAAAATATCATCCTTCGCAAAAAGGATGCGCCGGTGTTTACGCTGCCCGCACTGCCGCCTCCCGAGATTACCGGACAGGTATTGGCGGAAGACGGCACCCCGTTGCCCGGCGCCACCATCCAGGTCAAAGGCACGCAGGTGCGTACGATGACGGACGCAGAAGGAAAATTCAAGCTCGAAGCAGATCCCGGCGCCACCCTCGTTGTGACCTTCATCGGTTACCAGACGCAGGAAGTGCGCGTGGGCACCCGCAAAAGCGTCATGCTCTCCATGCCCCAGGCCGTCAGCGCCCTGGATGCAAGCATCGTGCAGGGATACGGGGTTACTTCCCGCCGGCTCAGCACCAGCAACATCGCCAAAATCAGTGGCAAGGAACTGGAGATGACGCCCAACACCAACCCGCTGGCCGCATTGCAGGGCCGTGTTCCCGGTCTCATCATCACTGCCAACAATGGCTTGCCCGGCGCGCAATACAAAGTGGAAATACGCGGCCGCACGCAGGTAGAACGTTACGGCGGCGCGGATGATCAGCCGCTCTTCATCATCGATGGTGTACCCATGGCTTCCAACAATGGGAACATTAACATGCTGCAATCCGCCATTTCAGCCAACAGCACCGGTGGCCTGAGTCCGTTCAGCGGCATCAACACCGCCGACATCGAAAGCATCGAAATCCTCAAGGACGCCGACGCCACCGCCATTTACGGCAGCCGCGGCGCCAACGGCGTGATCCTGGTTTCTACCCGCCGCGCGAAAGCCGGCGCGCTGCAGTTCAACTTCAACGGAGCCACCGGCGCCAGCCGCGTCCGCATCCCGCATATGCTCAGCACCAAAGAGTATATGGCCATGCGCAACGAAGCCTTCGCCAACGACGGCATCACGCCGAACAAGACGAATGCATATGATATGCTCGTATGGGATGCTACCCGGGACAACAACCTCGCCAAACAACTGCTCGGCGGAACAGCCAGCTATACGAACCTCCAGGCAGCCGCCTCCGGTGGAACGCAAACATTGCAATACCGCCTCAGCGGGGGCTACAACCGGCAAACCGATATCTATCCCGGTACCTTCCCCAATACCCGCTCCGCCGCCAGCCTGAGCCTCACCAGCCGCTCGAAGAACCAGAAGATTACCATGACCTTCAACGCCAACTATTCTTCCAACAAGAATACCAGCACTTCCTCCGACCTTGCCATGAAGCTCACCCTGCCTCCCAACTTCCTCATGTACGACGACCAGGGCAACATCGCGTGGAACGAAGGCGGCATCCAGACCGATCACCCGCTGGCCTATACTTTAAAAAAATACACCGCCATATCGGACAACCTGACCGGCAACCTCAACCTGTCCTACGCCGTGCTGAAGAATCTCATCGTCCGCGCGAACGTTGGTTACAACACCATCAAAACGGAAGAGCTGAGCCTTACGCCCAGGGCTTCCATCAATCCGCTGGACAAAACTTCTGTCTCAAACGCCCAATTCGGCAACAATAACTTCAACAGCTGGATCTTCGAGCCGCAGGTGGATTACTTTACCTATATCGGCAAAGGAAAACTCACCGCGATGGCAGGGGCAACTTACCAGAACCGGGAGAACAACGGTTATAGCTTCCGGGCGGAAGGTTATACCAGCGACGAATTCCTGGGCTCCCTCGTAGGCTTGCCGTCTACCGCGCTGAAAGTGATGAGCAGCCAGCAGACCCAATACAAATACCAGGCATTCTTCGGACGGCTCAATTATGTGCACGCTGAAAAATATCTGGTGAACCTTTCCGGAAGACGCGATGGCAGCAGCCGCTTCGGTCCCAACTATCGCTTTTCCAATTTCGGCGCGGCCGGCCTCGGGTGGATTTTCACCAGCGAGCCTTTCATGAAAGACCTCACTTTCCTGAGCTTCGGCAAGCTGCGCGCCAGCTATGGGATAACGGGCAACGACCAGATCGGTGATTACAAGTACCTGGATGCCTATTCCACCAACGCGTTCACGCCGACTTACAACGATTCCACCGCGCTTGTTCCCAGCGCCCTGTTCAAACCCGATCTGCATTGGGAAAAGAACAAAAAATCCGAGATCGGGCTGGAGCTGGGTTTCCTGAAAGACCGTATTTTGTTCAGCGCCGCCTGGTACCGCAACGTATCGAGCGATCCCCTGGTCAATTATCCCCTTCCTTCCACCACCGGCTTCACCACCATCACGGCGAACCTGGCCGGCGTACTCGTGGAAAACAAAGGCTGGGAGCTGAGCCTCGTGTCCAACAACATCGTTAAAAAAGATTTCAGCTGGACCACCAATTTCAACATCACCATCCCCAAAAACCAATTACTGCGCTTCCCGAATATCGAGCAAAGTTCCTATGCGCGTTCCTACCAGGTAGGCAGGCCGCTGAACGTGATCTTCGCCGCGCATTACCTCGGCGTCAACCCGCAAACCGGCCTGTATGAAGTGGAAGACACGAATAAAGACGGCGTCTACTCCACGCTGGATTTTCAGTTCACGAAAGACACCGATCCCGACTTCTATGGCGGTTTGACCAATACCATCCGCTATAAACAGTTCTCGCTCGATTTCCTCATCCAGTTCCATAAGCAGCTCGACCAGAACTGGCTGACGGCCATGACGAGCGGCTTCAGCCAGGTGCCCGTGGGTGGCATTCTCAATGTTCCTTACCTGGACATGCAGCCCTGGCGCAAACCGGGAGACATCGCACTGCTCCAGAAATACACCACCCGCTCTTCGGCCTCCAATTCCCTGCAGGGCAACTACGCGGCGGCTTTCTCTGACGCGAAGTATACGGATGCCGCATTCATCCGGTTAAAAAACGTATACCTGACTTACACCCTCTCCTCCGCCATTGCGAGAAAAATCAGGATGAATACCGTACAGGTGTTTATGCAGGCGCAGAACCTTTTCACGTGGAGCTCCCGCCCCGGCGCGGATCCGGAAACCGTGTTCCTTTCCAGGACGCCTCCCATGAAAACGGCTACGATCGGCCTCCAGCTCAATTTTTAA
- a CDS encoding RagB/SusD family nutrient uptake outer membrane protein, whose protein sequence is MKSIIQYGIALLLLSGCNKFVDVPLPISQLSTATTYADDEKAASAVRGIYASTQNVWGSGPFSGTLSANAGMSADELIRIAYSADQDAFFQNNLTPATPAIGNGIWGSYYNIIYQANSAVMNLEKSPGVTPAKKLTLISEAKFLRAICYFYLLNLYGEVPLTTSTDYMQNALLSRTDTGKIWQQIENDLRYAVANGSTLYSATGTRSRANSYSASALLARVQLYRKNWTDAETLATNVLGGQLFKLDTLGGIMLTTSTEPIFYISNAGTNLYAIEGQQLHGVSLQYRISPALAAAFEPGDQRFAQWTKPASDNKPALSKYKILSGSGAGGKKEATVVLRVAEQYLIRAEARAQRDNLAGAIADLDMVRQRAGLPLIADTNPGISKSDLLDAILHERFVELFGEFGHRWLDVKRSGKADLIFGANKPGWESTDALYPIPQGDRNNNPNLGQNDGY, encoded by the coding sequence ATGAAATCGATTATACAATATGGAATAGCGCTGCTCCTGCTGTCGGGTTGCAACAAATTTGTGGATGTCCCCCTTCCCATCAGCCAGCTGAGCACGGCCACCACTTATGCCGACGATGAGAAGGCGGCGTCCGCGGTACGGGGAATTTACGCTTCTACGCAAAACGTGTGGGGAAGCGGTCCATTCAGCGGTACACTGAGCGCCAACGCAGGCATGAGCGCCGACGAGCTGATCCGGATCGCCTACAGCGCCGACCAGGATGCGTTTTTCCAGAACAACCTCACTCCTGCCACGCCCGCTATCGGGAACGGTATCTGGGGATCGTACTACAATATTATTTACCAGGCCAACAGCGCGGTGATGAACCTGGAGAAATCCCCCGGCGTAACGCCCGCCAAAAAACTGACGCTCATCAGCGAAGCGAAATTCCTCCGCGCCATCTGTTATTTCTACCTCCTGAACCTGTACGGGGAAGTGCCGCTCACCACGAGCACCGATTACATGCAAAACGCCTTGCTATCGCGTACTGATACCGGTAAAATCTGGCAACAGATCGAAAACGACCTTCGCTATGCGGTCGCCAATGGCAGCACCTTGTATTCCGCCACGGGCACCCGCAGCAGGGCCAACAGCTACTCCGCTTCGGCGCTGCTGGCGCGCGTGCAGCTGTACCGCAAAAACTGGACTGATGCGGAAACGCTGGCCACCAACGTGCTCGGCGGCCAGCTGTTTAAACTGGATACGCTGGGCGGCATCATGCTGACCACATCCACCGAACCTATCTTTTACATTTCCAACGCTGGCACCAACCTGTATGCCATCGAAGGCCAGCAATTGCACGGCGTCAGCCTGCAATACCGGATCAGTCCGGCGCTGGCGGCGGCGTTCGAACCGGGTGACCAGCGCTTCGCGCAATGGACGAAACCCGCATCCGACAACAAGCCCGCTTTGTCGAAATACAAAATCCTCAGCGGCTCAGGGGCAGGCGGTAAAAAAGAAGCTACCGTTGTGTTGCGAGTAGCCGAACAGTACCTCATTCGCGCTGAGGCCCGCGCCCAGCGCGACAACCTCGCCGGCGCCATTGCCGACCTGGATATGGTGCGCCAGCGCGCAGGGCTCCCGCTCATCGCCGACACAAATCCGGGCATTTCCAAATCCGATCTGCTCGACGCCATCTTGCACGAGCGCTTCGTGGAGCTGTTCGGCGAATTCGGCCATCGCTGGCTGGACGTGAAGCGCTCCGGCAAAGCGGACCTCATCTTCGGCGCCAATAAACCCGGCTGGGAAAGCACCGACGCGCTCTACCCCATTCCCCAGGGTGACAGAAACAACAATCCGAACCTCGGCCAGAACGATGGCTACTAA
- a CDS encoding TlpA disulfide reductase family protein — protein MKKWILALSLLPMAATAQQRFTIEGKIADWKGTDSLMLIRHLGADFTQERVVAKDGHFTYTGEFTTHGTIAFRLDHPGRPDRKNVSRDNISLWLEPGTITITGRDSLKTAAIKGGQLNTDAVALKKATDPISAKLSSLRMNAMKATEEERASPAFKKVDEEYAKLVGELIAANADFIRKHPNSPVALAALKQLAGPRIDYEKIAPLYEGMSAKMKASADGTELGERLRVAAQTTTGVVMPNFVSYDTLRAPLELKTVLAGSKLTLVDFWASWCGPCRAENPNVVKAFEAFNAKGFNIISVSLDDNAGRWKAAIIKDGMPWYHVSSLQKWDEPIAKQFGVNAVPDNFLLDEKGKVVGRGLKGEALYKAIEARLR, from the coding sequence ATGAAAAAATGGATACTGGCGCTGAGCCTCCTCCCCATGGCGGCCACAGCGCAACAACGATTTACGATTGAAGGAAAAATCGCGGACTGGAAAGGGACCGACAGCCTGATGCTCATCCGCCACCTGGGCGCGGACTTCACCCAGGAGCGGGTGGTGGCTAAAGACGGCCATTTCACCTACACCGGCGAATTCACGACGCACGGCACCATCGCTTTCCGCCTCGATCATCCCGGCCGCCCGGATAGAAAAAATGTATCGCGCGACAATATCTCCCTTTGGCTGGAACCCGGGACGATTACCATTACCGGCCGCGATTCCCTGAAAACCGCAGCCATTAAAGGCGGGCAGCTCAACACCGATGCCGTGGCGCTCAAAAAGGCCACAGACCCCATCAGCGCGAAACTTAGCTCGCTGCGGATGAACGCCATGAAAGCCACGGAAGAAGAACGCGCATCCCCTGCCTTCAAAAAAGTGGACGAGGAATATGCGAAACTGGTAGGTGAATTGATCGCAGCCAACGCGGATTTCATCCGTAAACACCCCAATTCCCCCGTGGCCCTGGCGGCATTGAAACAGCTCGCCGGCCCGCGTATCGATTATGAAAAGATCGCGCCGCTGTACGAAGGCATGAGCGCAAAAATGAAAGCCAGCGCAGATGGGACAGAACTGGGAGAAAGGCTGCGCGTAGCCGCTCAAACCACGACAGGCGTCGTGATGCCCAACTTCGTTTCCTACGATACGCTGCGCGCGCCGCTGGAACTGAAAACCGTGCTCGCCGGCAGCAAGCTCACACTCGTGGATTTCTGGGCGTCGTGGTGCGGCCCCTGCCGCGCTGAAAACCCGAACGTGGTAAAGGCTTTTGAAGCCTTCAACGCCAAAGGCTTCAACATCATCAGCGTATCGCTGGATGATAACGCCGGCCGCTGGAAAGCCGCCATCATTAAAGACGGCATGCCCTGGTATCACGTTTCCAGCCTGCAGAAATGGGACGAGCCCATAGCCAAACAATTCGGCGTTAACGCCGTGCCGGACAACTTCCTGCTGGATGAAAAAGGTAAAGTAGTGGGCAGGGGATTGAAAGGAGAAGCCCTGTACAAGGCCATCGAGGCCCGGTTACGATAA
- a CDS encoding AraC family transcriptional regulator, translated as MPAHVGGKGEGMLLAGNDMHAFRAGDIFFIGSNLPHLFKSNPAYFAPKSRKSIKALSLYFNVKGTMSGLFNLPEMKLLKTYLQSVRHGFKTDALYNQTLAIRMREVHAATGLDALQRFLETMQSLPGLRHTGPLCPTDYSADLSESEGMRLSKILGFVMQRYHTQVTLDEAAAVACMAPQAFCRYFKKHTGRSFVTFLNEVRINEACKCLTHSDKPDGISGAAYKAGFNSLTNFNRVFKSVKGVSPRAYLAEYMAVNPFPLR; from the coding sequence ATGCCAGCTCACGTTGGTGGAAAGGGGGAAGGGATGTTGCTGGCGGGGAATGACATGCATGCTTTCCGCGCGGGCGATATTTTCTTCATCGGTAGCAATCTTCCGCATCTGTTCAAAAGCAATCCTGCTTATTTCGCGCCGAAAAGCCGCAAATCCATCAAGGCGCTTTCGTTGTATTTCAATGTTAAAGGCACGATGAGCGGGCTTTTCAATCTTCCTGAAATGAAATTGTTGAAAACCTACCTGCAATCCGTGCGGCATGGTTTCAAAACGGATGCCCTGTATAACCAGACGCTGGCGATCCGGATGCGGGAAGTACACGCTGCAACGGGGCTGGATGCGCTGCAACGCTTTCTCGAAACGATGCAATCCCTGCCCGGGCTCAGGCACACCGGGCCCTTGTGTCCCACCGATTATTCGGCGGACCTGTCCGAAAGCGAAGGCATGCGCCTCAGTAAAATATTAGGTTTTGTGATGCAGCGCTACCATACGCAGGTCACCCTCGACGAAGCAGCGGCCGTCGCCTGTATGGCGCCGCAGGCATTTTGCCGCTATTTTAAAAAGCACACCGGCCGGAGTTTCGTGACGTTCCTCAACGAAGTGCGCATCAACGAGGCCTGCAAATGCCTGACGCATTCCGATAAGCCCGATGGTATTTCCGGCGCCGCCTACAAAGCCGGATTCAACAGCCTCACCAATTTTAACCGCGTGTTCAAAAGCGTGAAGGGCGTTTCGCCCCGGGCATACCTGGCGGAGTACATGGCTGTGAACCCTTTCCCGTTGCGGTAA
- a CDS encoding FAD-dependent oxidoreductase yields the protein MADIVIIGGGIIGLSAAYFLLHDGHCVTVLDKGDITGNCSYGNAGMIVPSHFVPLASPGMISRGIRWMFNSKSPFYVRPSLGRALIGWGWEFMRHANARHVQASAVPLRDLSLLSRGLYTDLAAQPGFDVGLRHGGILAFYKTEEAAEEELGLVEDAVALGLDMAVLSPAECQALQPGLALDVLGAVHYRCDSHLTPMALMDALRTHLLQNGVMIFSRHEVTTATVSDSAIRTVTAGGQLFAADHFVLAAGSWSQGLAAKLGLKIPVMPGKGYSFLRENPGGAITIPALLCEARVAVTPMGDQVRYGGTMELGRMDDKINMKRVEGIVSSIPRYFPNLSTAMPSPVEVWHGYRPSSPDGLPYIGYSRKLNNLMVATGHGMMGLSLGPATGLLVSQLIAGRKPSVDPAPFSPDRM from the coding sequence ATGGCAGACATCGTCATCATCGGCGGCGGCATCATTGGGCTGAGCGCCGCATATTTTCTCCTTCACGACGGACACTGCGTTACCGTGCTCGACAAGGGCGACATCACCGGGAACTGTTCCTACGGCAACGCCGGGATGATCGTACCCAGCCACTTCGTGCCGCTGGCTTCGCCGGGCATGATCAGCCGGGGCATCCGCTGGATGTTCAACAGTAAAAGCCCTTTTTACGTGCGGCCATCGCTCGGCCGGGCGCTCATCGGCTGGGGCTGGGAATTCATGCGGCATGCCAATGCGCGGCATGTGCAGGCGTCCGCCGTACCGCTGCGCGACCTGTCGCTGCTGAGCCGCGGGCTGTATACCGATTTGGCGGCGCAGCCCGGGTTTGACGTGGGTTTGCGGCACGGAGGGATTCTTGCCTTTTACAAAACGGAAGAAGCCGCGGAAGAGGAATTGGGACTGGTGGAAGACGCCGTAGCCCTGGGGCTCGACATGGCCGTGCTGAGCCCGGCGGAGTGCCAGGCCCTCCAGCCCGGGCTCGCCCTCGATGTACTCGGCGCCGTGCATTACCGCTGCGACAGCCATCTCACGCCCATGGCGCTCATGGACGCCCTTCGCACCCACCTGCTGCAAAACGGCGTGATGATTTTTTCCCGCCATGAAGTAACGACGGCAACTGTAAGCGATAGTGCCATACGTACCGTAACCGCCGGAGGGCAATTGTTTGCTGCGGATCATTTTGTCTTGGCCGCGGGCTCCTGGTCGCAGGGGCTGGCGGCAAAACTGGGGTTGAAGATTCCGGTGATGCCGGGGAAAGGTTATTCCTTCCTGCGGGAAAATCCCGGCGGAGCCATCACCATTCCCGCGCTGCTCTGCGAGGCCCGCGTCGCCGTGACGCCCATGGGCGATCAGGTCCGCTACGGCGGTACGATGGAGCTGGGGCGGATGGATGATAAAATCAACATGAAACGCGTCGAAGGCATCGTGTCATCCATCCCCCGTTACTTCCCCAACCTGTCAACCGCCATGCCTTCGCCGGTAGAAGTCTGGCACGGATACCGGCCTTCCTCACCGGATGGATTACCCTACATCGGTTATTCCCGGAAATTGAATAATCTTATGGTCGCCACCGGCCATGGCATGATGGGCCTTAGCCTGGGGCCCGCCACCGGCCTGCTTGTCAGCCAGCTGATCGCAGGGCGGAAGCCTTCCGTCGATCCCGCTCCCTTTTCTCCCGATCGCATGTAA
- a CDS encoding 4-hydroxyproline epimerase, whose translation MKAKTFFCVDAHTCGNPVRLVAGGGPTLEGSNMSEKRQHFLREFDWIRTGLMFEPRGHDMMSGSILYPPHDPANDVAVLFIETSGCLPMCGHGTIGTITIAIEEGLLLPKTPGIVRMEAPAGLILIEYAQVGGKVKSVKLKNVPAYLAAENLEVDCPGLGTLRFDVAYGGNFYAIIDPQENFRGLEHHTAAQLIAWSQVVRKRINEAYTFIHPLDETIRGCSHVQWTGAPLDPASTGRNAVFYGDKAIDRSPCGTGTSARMAQWFAKGKLREGEAFVHESFIGSKFTGRVEGVTELAGKTAIVPSIEGWARVYGYNTIRIDENDDPYAFGFQVI comes from the coding sequence ATGAAAGCGAAAACATTCTTTTGCGTCGATGCCCATACCTGCGGCAATCCCGTGAGGCTGGTGGCCGGCGGGGGGCCGACGCTGGAAGGAAGCAATATGAGCGAAAAACGCCAGCATTTCCTCCGGGAATTCGACTGGATCCGGACCGGTTTGATGTTTGAGCCGAGGGGGCATGATATGATGTCGGGCAGTATCCTGTACCCGCCGCATGATCCCGCAAACGACGTGGCGGTGCTGTTTATTGAAACCAGCGGTTGCCTGCCGATGTGCGGCCACGGCACCATCGGCACCATTACCATCGCCATCGAAGAAGGGTTGCTGCTGCCGAAAACGCCGGGGATCGTTCGGATGGAAGCGCCGGCAGGACTGATTCTCATCGAATATGCGCAGGTGGGCGGAAAGGTGAAATCGGTAAAGCTGAAGAACGTACCTGCTTACCTCGCGGCCGAAAATCTGGAAGTGGATTGCCCCGGTCTTGGCACGCTGCGCTTCGACGTGGCTTATGGTGGGAATTTCTACGCCATCATCGACCCGCAGGAAAATTTCCGGGGGCTGGAGCACCACACCGCCGCGCAGCTGATCGCCTGGAGCCAGGTGGTGCGTAAGCGGATCAACGAAGCGTACACATTCATCCACCCGCTCGACGAAACGATCCGGGGGTGCAGCCACGTCCAGTGGACCGGCGCGCCCCTCGATCCTGCATCCACGGGCCGCAATGCGGTCTTTTACGGCGATAAAGCCATCGACCGTTCTCCTTGCGGGACGGGGACCTCCGCCCGCATGGCCCAATGGTTTGCCAAAGGAAAACTGCGGGAAGGCGAAGCGTTCGTGCATGAAAGCTTCATCGGCAGCAAGTTCACCGGCAGGGTGGAAGGCGTGACGGAACTCGCGGGAAAAACAGCGATCGTGCCCAGCATCGAAGGTTGGGCGCGGGTGTACGGTTACAATACCATCCGCATCGACGAAAACGACGACCCCTACGCATTCGGATTCCAGGTTATTTAA